GCGGGGAAGTGCTGGTCCATGAGGCAGAGGCGGATGAAGGGCCCCAGCTCGCGGGCGCTCCAGGCCGGGTGGCGGCACGCCGGGGGCagctccggccgctgccgcagCACCGACTGCCAATGCAAGGGGGGACAGGGGCTCTGCCTCGGGCACAAGGACACAGCCACACCCCAGCCCTCCTGGATGCTGCAGGATCGTGGAGCTGCCGGTGTTGGATGCTCGTGGAATGCTATCAGCCGTGATCTCTGTGTGTGAGTTTGTCTCTGATGCCCAGGTGTGATTCCAGTGTAGCTTTTGCACACTGTCAAATGCCCCTGCAATTATTTCAGCTGGAAATTTACCCTGCAAATGCCAATTTCTTGGGTACTGTGGCTTCCTGGTGGGTATCCACTCTGTAATCAGTGTACACTCTTTATGAGCTGTACATGTTGCTTACATTTGTGTAGGGATAACCAAGCATGCACTCCCAAGCTTTTCATTTAGCCAGATGTCTTTTGGAAGTAAAGTGTGGGGGTTTTATGttaaaactttctttttctccctgtttaaTCCCCTCTCCCAGCTTTTTCCCATGGTGGTGAGTGAACTCTGGGCATTGTAGCAATGGGGTTGGGAAGAGGagatctttgaggtcccttctaGTCCAACCCAGCCTGGGGTTCTGTGCTCAGCCAGTGACTACAAAAGAAGGGTAAGgaagacagagagaaggaactgcacaaaaccagaaaagggCAGAGTTTTCTGCTCATCTGCTTCTGCACTGGCCTGAATTCCCAGTAAATGAGCAACAGTTGATTTCAGGTATTTACCCAGAACTTCTCAATGAAGCTGTCCATGGAGGATGGGGATGCTTTGCTCTGGGACAGGGTTGAAAAGGATCCAGCAAAACCTCAGAGCCCCTGTCAGTGCCTAAGgagctccctcagagctggagagggactggggacaagagCCTGGAatgccaggacaagggggaatggcttccccCTGTCAGagagcagggttagatgggatagTCTGTGATTCCTTGACTGATATTTTCAGGCTTCAGCTCTGATCTCCACAAGTGATTTCTGCAGAGTCAGACCAGTGCCAGAGCCATTCATTTGGATGTTGCCTCTGGGTATTTCTTTGCTCTCGGTGTGTCATTTGTCCCTATTCAAATGGGGTGATTACACCACCAAACACCTTGTTTTGCTGCTTATTCCCTGGCTCTGGATCATTACACAGATTGAGTGTTTTGCTGGTGTAGATGATGGCATCCTGATGTTCAGGAAAGGCATTTCCCAGATGGACTCTGAGACAGCTCATTCTCAGGCTCAGTTACAGACTCTAAACAGGagaatgtttgttttttacCTGTGCAAGCTGTGCTACAGATCTTCTTTCTCCAAGGCTTGTGCAGGAGTCTGAGAGAGGCTCATCTGGCTAGAAAATACCAAATGCAAATAAGGGCTTGTTACCAAGCAGAGTGTGGGTATGTGCAGGGGGGGAAGCAGTTCCATTTTTAGCACTGACGGGAAGGGAATGTGCTCAGCTACCTTCTGCAGTAAAAAGGCATCTTTTTATGGAACCTGCATGCACATCTGCTCCagtctttaaaaatgaaagacatGACAGTTTAACTACAGGCTTGTTAGCTCGTGGCTAAACTGAAGTCACAAACAACTTCCTAGGAGTAACTTCAAAGAATGCAGTGTGCACACTGCTTCTTTTCGATGGATCCAAACacccaggagagcagagattTTGCAATAATCACCCTGGAAAATGCCATCTGTCTCTGTCTTTTCCAGTTACCTCAGGACTTTTATCGTGGAGAGGGGAAACATTCTGTTCCTCCTGGGATTGCTTTTAGATGTGCCAGGTTAGGCTCAAATTGTAAATAGGCAGTTGTAGCAGCTACTACCACTGCAAACTGGGAGCAGGTAAACACAGAAAGGATCCAGGGTTGTGTTGTGGCTCTGATCATCTTTTGCCCTGTACAAAAAAACTTCCCAATTCCTATTTCATGCAGACAGTCttacagctgtgagaagctcctcgtgcccagctctcccaggcagaggttggggtttgggggtgtgtGGTCACTCACTGCGTGCTCAGTGTCCATGCCCTGGGTGTCCTGGCTGAggctctgctcctcagccccCTGCACCGGGACGTACTCGCCGAGTTTCTggacacagctgcagcagtgctcctgcgtctcctccctgcagctccctccgAACTGCACACGGAACATGCGGCACTCCTTCTGCTCAGAAGCACAGGGAAATCAAATTAACCTGGAATCCCCTCAGACTGCTTGGATCAAATCCatatttgttggagttgggAAGAAGGCAATAGATTTGTGGATCACTGTGccaatttaaaaacaaacaggttttccctgctgtattttcattttttcccagcAGCTTAACCGGAAGACTCTGATAGCTGATTTGAAAATCAGGTAAAAATATGCAAGAAAAGGGTAAGTGATGCAGGGCCACCTGTCACTAATTCAAGGTTTAGCCAAGTGGACAAGCCTTGCCAGGACTCAGCTTTTACATGTAGcaggaaaataaagttttattgTTGCTGCAGGTAGTAATTCTGTAAGGGTGTGCCAGCTCTGCACAGTAATTTGTGACAAAAAAAATGACACAACAGTAAGCAAAAGTTAACTTTGGATCTGAACTAGAAATTCTGGGAATGGCACATTCTGGTTAGGATGAATGTTCTTGATGCATTGAAGTCAACCCTACCTGGTCTGCCTGTGTGGAGCTAAACCAACATATTCAGTTTGCTCTCACCTAAATGTTCCTTGAACAGAAACCAACACGTTGAATAGGAGTGCAGGAAATTCAAATGCATTACTTCAAAGAGTGAAATGATGctaaaaattattgaaaactCCCAGATAGCTCTGACCCCCCCCCAGAGTAGGTTGTTGGGCTGTACCATAATTGGTATTTTTAATAAGTGCCCCAGGTTCAGCAAACTGCCCtgaaatggggatgggaatcTTTGGTGTGGGATAAGCTTGGCTTAAGCACCTTGAGCTGATGTAAGGTAGGTGCATATTCAGTGTTTAGAGAGTGAATTAATGGAACTTCCTGTTTGATCTtgaaatttcaaatttaaatgaCCTAAAGTACTAGAAAAGCAGCAAATTCTCCTTGGCCCAGCCTGGCTTATTTAGGTCTTCATCCTCCTGAAGTTCCAGTGTCAACCCCATTTTCAATGCCCATTTTAATCCCACACTGCTGGGCTGCTTGAACACGAGGACACCTCTCACTTTAAAGCTCCTGTCTCAGAGATGAGCCAGCTCCTCCTGACAGCCCCTGTGTTTACATGCCGGCTGCTTGAAGATGTTTGAATCCCATAACAAGATTTTTAGGGCAGGGTAAGCACAAAAGCCTCACTGcttctgaaagggaaaaatgtcAAACTAATATGAAGTGCAGCACTCATTTGCCAGTGCCCAGTTGGATTTGCCCTCCTTAATTAAGGAactggggcagcctcacagAGCCAGGCACTGAGCTGTGCAATGCCAGACAGGTGAGTTCTGATTTCAGTGACACAAAAGGAACTTGGGTGGAGTTTCCTTAGGACACTTTCAAAGAGCACTTGCTTGTTTAGATCCCCAAATCAATTTTGAGGCTGATCTATTTGGAGTCCCTCGGGTTTCTCACAAGGACTGTTAAATACTTTAGTTTGCAGTTCAtaagcagcagcagagtttgAAAATTAAACATTGTGTCTTTGTGGAAAGAGAGCTGTGATATGTCAAGGCTTATAGCATAAACTGAGGACTGGGCAGTCACACCTGAACGACACAAAAGCTGAAATCTTAAACACCATTAATGTCATGGAATCATTAAATTTGTGCCTCTTCCATGCTGGGGTGGGGGGCTGAGCTCAAGGAAAACAATATGAAGGGAaattttttattgcaaaattatttaaaatattcatcttGTTCCTGTTCATAGTTTTGAAACTCATTCTGCTGGCTAAGAGCCTGTAGTGCCCTACTGAAGCCATATTTGAAGTGATGAGTAAGTTCCACTGTAAACGCAGTATTGATGACTTAAAAAAACAAGGGATACAAGATTAACCAGAAATTCATCATCAAGATGAgcacagaagctgcatccactGTTAGGATATGAAGTAGAGAAGCTATGTGGTAGAACCCCTGCAGTGCCACTAAATCCAGTTGAAGTTGTGTGAATTTATGGTAAGTAAACGCTGAGATGCACCAAATTAATTTCAGACTGTTAAAATTCCTCCTTTCCTGAAGTGCCCCTCAGAGCTTTGCTCGAGCCTGGCAGTAGTGTGATGTTGGTTTTGTCTTGctggtgaggagcagcagaatCCCTTGATGCTGCACTGGGGAACTGGCTCTGGTAACTGGGAAGGAACTGGTTCATCAGAACTaattcctgccccagctgccttCAGGTTTTCTAACAAGCTGATAGAAAGCAGAGTGGTTTTGGTTTCAGGCATAACCCATGAATTTAAAACACTAAGATACTTACAGAGTATCAGAGTTCATCTAAGAACAAAAAGCCCTGAGATTTCTACATAAATTGGTAAGAAGAAAGTGCTGTTTGATTATTTAAAGGCAAACCAACCTTTTTTCATCAGGAGAGCTGAGTGGGAGACTAGAAACCCATGTCCGTTTTATTTCCTTGAGTACGAAATACCTTCACcaccagcctgctgctgctgtgccaggagccacAAAATGGCTCAGTAACTGCTTGGTTAGAGAGTTTGTTTCCTGAAGTGCTGTCTGACTCAGAGGAATCTTGGAAGAGATTTGCTTCATCTTTTTGTTAGCCGTGGCAGATAGATCAGGAAATAAAACCAGTCTGGCTGTTTTAGCAGCTAACACTCAGAGAGCAGTCTAAAAACTGAATATTAGCAGTTACAAAAGATAACAATATCCAATCCATTCCTGTTTAGTATctagagtaaaaaaaatatttgtaatttacATAGATGATTTACACCTTCTAGTTTAATGTAGCCAAAATGGAGAGATTTTCTCCATCTCTGTTACATATTAGGAAAGTTCCAAGCAGCTCAGCTCACCTTGGCCTCTGCCCGGAGCAGCAGGCACTCTGCTTTCCTCACTATCTTCAGCCACTTGTGGGAATCAATCAGGGAAAATCCTTCCTGAAATAAAGCACAAACCAGTGAcccagcaaacagcagcactCAGGAGCACATGTTTAAGTTCTGTGATGTAATTAAAGCCCTAATGAAGATCAGTCACTGCAGCTACGCAGGTTTTGGAGCTGTCAAACAACTGCCACTGTGGAAGTTTTACCCCTCCAGGGATTAAATGCAGTAACAACACTGTGTCTCAGTATGTTGTGATTTCCTTGCCTGTGTACATTTATATTTGTGCATGCTGTGAGAGCCCCTGAGAGCCGGAATAAAGCAGCTGAATGGAGCTCTGAGTGCTGAAGTTGCCCGGGAGGGCAGCAGAGGGCAGGCGAACCCGGGGAATGGCACAGCCCCGCTTTATCCAATCCCCGGGGAGCCCTTGGCTCCAGGTGGCACTCGGGGAACGGAGCAGCAGCTTCGTTAATTGGATAAAGATGTTTTTGTACTCCAGTTGCATCACTGTCAGTCTCTTCAAACTCTAAAAAACACCCCAGGAAAGTGAAAAACAACTGCAAGGCAACAGACTGTGTCTCCCAAGGCACTCTGAGGCATTACTTAGCAAAGCTcaggggaaaaacccaaacaattaATCAGTGTTAGGGCAGGGAGAAATCAGGCACCATTTTATCCAGACTCATAGTACTTTCAATGACCAAGGGCTTGAGCCCAGGTTGCTTGCAAGGGGTCCTAAGGGTCAAACCCCACAAGTCATGTCCATCCTGAAGGGCCAGTGGTGTTCGCCATCCATGTTGGGTGGCTCCAGGCTGGAAAACCACCTGCCATTCTAGTTTGGAACAGAAATCACCTCATGACTGCTGCTTTACTGTGCTGGCACTGGCTTTACAGTCTCATACAGCAAGTGCATGTAGATTTTTAGCTGCACTTCACAGAGGAATCTCTCAAAAACTGTGAAGAGTTGAAGCACAGGCAGACTGGATGGCAGACATCTGCTGTGCCAGACTCCAGAATGTCAGCCAGCAGGGAAGTACCATTCCCAGAAGAGCTGGGGTCAGAGGGAGAGAAGAATTGCCCTGTGTGCTgtaaaagcagctgctgacagcagtaAGAGGGCCAGTCCCTTGTAGTGTCTCTCTGCACTGAGCACACTCAAAGTGCCCTAAGGCAGGACTTGCTAAGCAGGAGAGGCCTAAAGGTCAGAACACGAGAGATCACCTGGTGAGCAATGGGAGAGGCTGAACCAGGCCCCAGATGCTGTCAGTGAAGCAattccaaaccattccatcaCTAGGCCACTTTAACTTGGGGCCACTTGTGCTTGTTCTGTTCATTTCAAGTAGTTTCTGTTTTGGAGACACACCaactgtttatttaaatatagcTATTCCCATATTCAGTCTGGTTTTacagtgtttttcctttcactggAGATGAAAGTTGAACAAATGTTGTCTCCTTAAAATAATAACTGTTTCCAAAGAAATTACAGAAGGCAGTCACTGTTTAATTTTCCTAACTACTATTTTATTATGTTTCCCAGGTTCTTTTATATATCCTGCTTCTGAGGTAAAACAAGTGGGAAAAAACAGCGTTTGGAATTTTTATGTACCCTGATTACCCAACTCCAACCCCAAAATTTGCTTTAactgaaatataaatttaaccattttatttttaaaatcattgtCCCTgtattcacagaatcacagcctGGTTTGGCTTgagagggaccttaaagctcatccagcccctgccatgagcagggacaccttccactaaccccggctgctccaagcctggcCTGGGTcactccagggctggggcagtgcaTGTGAAGTCAGGCGAATGAATCAGAGCGACAAGAGGGAAGAACACAACGAACGAGTCCCTTGGGCCCCGCTCGAAGGCAGGAGGATCTCTGCCAACGCCCAGGAGCGGGCGTGGGGCCCGGCCTGGGAACCGCAGAGCAGTATTTTGGCATTACACTCCACTGTGCCTTTCCACAGGTGATGGAGTGACTCTCGACATGGCTCGGGATGTGGGCGATGACACGGAAAAACGCAGCGTTCCTTCTGGATTGCTGCTGCCACCAGGCTGCCGGAGCCGGGAACAGAGCAGCCAAGGGCCCCGCTCCCTTCAGCAGGCAGTGCCTGCTTCAGTCAGCGAGGCAGGGGCAAAGCCAGAGGGCAGTGCAAGATTAATCAGAATATCCACAAATCGCAGCCTAGAACGGGGCAGGGACACAAGAGCCCAAATGTTCACCATGTGAAGAGAGAAACGGCAGCACTTTATTAAGTTTGTCATCAATGTTCAGTCAGGCACATACCCCTGTTCTCCTCGACTGTACTCCTAACAAAAGTGGGGTAAAGGAAAACTCTCCTACATATGTGACCAAAATCTAAGTTTCTCAGAGGGAGGACTGAGTGGAATTAAGCTGAAGGGGCAAACAAAGCAAGATGTTTCCCAAATGTTTTGGAAGCAGGCAAGATGTGACCACAGCTGCCATGAGGCAGGAGCCAGAAATGCTGATCCAGCCTCACAGCCATCGGGTCCAGCACTGACTGGGAAATACTTTTGTTCTGATTTCACATTTCAGCATTCAGAAACCTGCTGTGTAATGAGTGctgtgagctgtgctggaaggTATTGTGTATGATTTATGGATATTTTTTATTGTAGCATTTAGAAACCCTGTGGTGCTAAACAACACAGGAATAGATTATCTAAGTTTTGATAGACTGCAACCCTATCTGAATGGAAAATTACTCTGTATCTAAGAAATGTTATTTGTGTAGCAGTTCAGCTATGCTGGCTTGCATCACTTAGTTTGGACACGCTCATGCACAAGGCAGATGTTTTCAAACAAAACTCTATGTAAACAATAGCTTagcaagaaaagctttttttcttggtCACAAACATGATCTAGTCTGCCCTTAAATCACAACCAGTATTAAAAAAGACAAACTAAAGCCCCAAATGCTATAGAGACACATTTTGCAGTCTGGGCAGCCTCTCCTAGCAGGCCCATGGATGCAAATACACCAGTTTGTTAATCCATAGCGTTGTATCCTGCTATGGATTGAGGACTCAGCCGGGAATGGGCATCTGCAGGAAAGGACTCAGTTTCTGACCTCATCGGTTCCCGGTCTGTAACTGACTAGTAACCACGTGTTTTGGTTTGAACTCTTTTACTAGTCTTCAgggatttttgagggttttttcccttctttttctgaGGATTTTTCTAGTTTTTAGTTATTATCTCTGTCTCTTTAGGGAGGTTTCAACACTGGTAAATGTTCTTCACATGGGATTAGTACTTaatgttttttggggttttctgttAAGGTTGGGATTAAATTGTAAAATTGTAaatttttgtttacatttagatgtttattagtttttatttgtgttaTAGTTTTATAAGTAGTGAGTTttataatattttgttttaataaggTATAAAATggttatgtatttttaataaggtttttaaaggataaattgtttaattaagaaattatattgaaattattttatttttaatttaataattatttgaattatgaataattattaattatttgaCTGTAGtgcacagctgccagggtggtgctggctgggaggagagAAAAGCTACAGGCCTCAGACAAAATTCTTCTTGCACCATTGCAACACAGGCTG
This genomic stretch from Taeniopygia guttata chromosome 10, bTaeGut7.mat, whole genome shotgun sequence harbors:
- the REC114 gene encoding meiotic recombination protein REC114; translated protein: MAAAGGGRGSQPGLASAPGSAGDTSLLGSATVWPLKRYGRFLPPKDGDREGQNTSWKVFESNEESGPLVLTIVESGHFFISQGRTVLEGFSLIDSHKWLKIVRKAECLLLRAEAKKECRMFRVQFGGSCREETQEHCCSCVQKLGEYVPVQGAEEQSLSQDTQGMDTEHAPDEPLSDSCTSLGERRSVAQLAQSVLRQRPELPPACRHPAWSARELGPFIRLCLMDQHFPAFVEDVEKELHRLAQE